In one Roseburia intestinalis L1-82 genomic region, the following are encoded:
- a CDS encoding ParB/RepB/Spo0J family partition protein has protein sequence MAEKTELLEEDEKVVEIELERLRGFENHPFKVRADSQMIELQESIKKYGILNPLIVRPKKDGCYEIISGHRRKFAAEKIGYRRVPVIIRVLKDDEAVVLMVDSNLQREMISPSEKAFAYKMKYEAIKRKAGRRKCGQVDHNLGKKSIELIGEECGDSPKQVQLHRFFPVTYTAEQMRREILEMLKLNMKKYWDA, from the coding sequence ATGGCAGAAAAAACAGAATTATTGGAAGAAGATGAAAAAGTAGTTGAGATTGAGCTGGAAAGATTGAGAGGATTTGAAAATCATCCATTCAAGGTCAGGGCAGACAGCCAGATGATTGAATTACAGGAGAGTATCAAAAAGTATGGTATCTTAAATCCTTTAATAGTAAGACCGAAGAAAGATGGATGTTATGAGATTATATCCGGGCACCGAAGAAAATTTGCTGCTGAGAAAATAGGATATAGAAGGGTTCCTGTGATAATACGAGTCCTTAAAGATGATGAAGCTGTTGTATTAATGGTTGATTCAAACCTACAAAGAGAAATGATCAGCCCAAGTGAAAAAGCATTTGCTTATAAGATGAAGTACGAAGCAATCAAACGAAAAGCCGGAAGAAGAAAATGTGGTCAGGTGGACCATAATTTAGGAAAGAAGAGTATTGAGCTGATCGGAGAGGAATGTGGGGACAGTCCAAAACAGGTTCAGCTTCACAGATTTTTCCCAGTCACTTATACAGCAGAGCAAATGAGGCGGGAAATATTGGAAATGTTGAAATTAAATATGAAAAAATATTGGGATGCGTAA
- a CDS encoding tyrosine-type recombinase/integrase, with product MAKGSVRKKGKKWYYRFYVEDASGNLVQKECVGTESKSETEKLLRQAMDDYEKKKFVAKADNLTVGQLLDVWAEEELKTGTLSNGTVENYLGTIRNIKKHPLAERKLKNVTSEHLQSFFDLLSFGGVHPDGKERKGYSKDYIHSFSAVMQQSFRFAVFPKQYITFNPMQYIKLRYQTDEVDLFSDEDMDGNVQPISREDYERLLAYLQKKNPAAILPIQIAYYAGLRIGEACGLAWQDVNLEEQCLTIRRSIRYDGSKRKYIIGPTKRKKVRVVDFGDTLVEIFRNARKEQLKNRMQYEELYHTNYYKEVKEKNRVYYEYYCLDRTQEVPADYKEISFVCLRPDGCLELPTTLGTVCRKVAKALEGFEGFHFHQLRHTYTSNLLANGAAPKDVQELLGHSDVSTTMNVYAHSTRDAKRKSVRLLDKVVGND from the coding sequence ATGGCAAAAGGATCTGTAAGAAAAAAAGGAAAGAAATGGTACTACCGCTTCTATGTAGAGGACGCAAGCGGCAATCTTGTTCAGAAAGAATGCGTTGGAACAGAAAGCAAAAGTGAAACTGAAAAACTGCTCCGTCAGGCAATGGATGATTATGAGAAAAAGAAATTTGTTGCCAAAGCGGATAATCTCACAGTCGGACAGCTTTTGGATGTGTGGGCAGAGGAGGAATTAAAAACAGGTACGCTCAGCAATGGTACGGTGGAGAATTACCTCGGAACAATCCGAAATATTAAGAAACACCCATTGGCAGAACGTAAACTGAAAAATGTAACCTCTGAACATTTGCAATCTTTCTTCGATTTGCTTTCCTTCGGGGGAGTTCATCCCGATGGAAAAGAGAGAAAGGGTTACAGCAAAGATTACATCCATTCTTTTTCCGCAGTCATGCAGCAATCATTCCGCTTTGCAGTATTTCCAAAGCAGTATATTACGTTCAATCCTATGCAGTATATTAAACTGCGGTATCAGACGGATGAAGTGGATTTGTTTTCTGATGAGGATATGGACGGAAATGTCCAACCAATTTCACGAGAAGATTATGAAAGACTGCTTGCTTATCTGCAAAAAAAGAACCCAGCCGCAATACTTCCAATCCAGATAGCCTATTATGCCGGGCTTCGTATTGGAGAAGCCTGTGGTTTGGCATGGCAGGACGTAAATCTGGAAGAACAATGCCTTACCATAAGACGCAGCATCCGATATGATGGCTCAAAGCGCAAATATATCATCGGACCAACCAAGCGGAAAAAAGTAAGGGTTGTTGATTTTGGAGATACACTGGTAGAGATTTTCCGTAATGCCCGGAAAGAGCAGTTAAAAAATCGAATGCAGTACGAAGAACTTTATCACACGAACTACTACAAAGAGGTCAAAGAGAAAAACAGAGTGTACTACGAATATTATTGCTTAGACAGAACGCAGGAAGTCCCGGCAGATTATAAAGAAATTTCTTTTGTCTGCTTAAGACCGGATGGTTGTCTGGAACTTCCGACTACTTTGGGGACGGTATGCAGAAAGGTGGCAAAAGCATTAGAGGGATTTGAAGGCTTTCATTTCCACCAGTTACGTCACACCTATACAAGCAACCTTTTAGCAAATGGAGCAGCCCCAAAAGATGTACAGGAATTGTTGGGACACTCAGATGTCAGTACCACAATGAACGTCTATGCTCACTCCACAAGAGATGCGAAACGAAAATCGGTTCGGCTTCTTGATAAAGTGGTAGGCAATGACTAA
- a CDS encoding helix-turn-helix domain-containing protein, whose product MKDKELRKLIGSRIKQRRLELNLTQPYVAEKMGVTASTILRYENGSIDNTKKMVLEGLSEALHVSVEWLKGETDEYETDITDKRELQIRDAMGDILEQLPLALTKEEDAFSKDLLLLMLKQYGLFLDSFQFACKNFKGNAGQTDIAKTIGFESNEEYNEIMFLREITHTINAFNEMADIVRLYSKKPKTAEQRLANLLSEVLYEDSESV is encoded by the coding sequence ATGAAAGATAAAGAATTACGCAAGTTGATAGGCAGCAGAATAAAACAGCGCCGTCTGGAATTGAATCTGACACAGCCTTATGTCGCAGAGAAGATGGGAGTTACCGCTTCTACAATCCTGCGTTATGAGAATGGTTCGATTGACAATACGAAAAAAATGGTGCTGGAAGGTCTTTCGGAAGCACTCCATGTATCTGTGGAATGGCTCAAAGGGGAAACAGATGAATATGAAACCGACATTACGGATAAGAGAGAATTACAGATTCGTGATGCGATGGGAGATATTCTGGAACAGTTACCGCTTGCCCTTACCAAAGAAGAAGATGCTTTTTCAAAAGATTTATTACTGCTGATGTTAAAACAATATGGTCTGTTTTTGGATTCCTTCCAGTTCGCCTGCAAAAACTTCAAGGGAAATGCTGGTCAGACGGATATTGCCAAAACAATAGGGTTTGAATCGAATGAGGAATATAATGAGATTATGTTCTTAAGGGAAATCACTCATACCATCAATGCTTTTAATGAGATGGCAGACATTGTAAGGCTCTATTCCAAGAAACCAAAAACAGCAGAACAAAGGCTTGCAAATCTTTTATCAGAAGTCTTATACGAAGATTCCGAATCGGTATAG
- a CDS encoding helix-turn-helix domain-containing protein, whose product MTQRKIALSIEEAADYTGIGRNTLRQLVEWKKLPVLKVGRKVLIKTDILEMFMEANEGRDLRDRGNVKAVTRTAAN is encoded by the coding sequence ATGACGCAAAGAAAAATTGCATTATCCATCGAAGAAGCTGCCGACTATACGGGAATCGGCAGAAACACCTTAAGACAGCTTGTAGAATGGAAGAAACTTCCGGTATTAAAGGTTGGTCGTAAAGTCCTGATTAAAACCGATATTCTGGAAATGTTTATGGAAGCGAATGAAGGTCGTGATTTGAGGGATAGAGGAAATGTAAAAGCCGTAACAAGAACTGCGGCAAATTAA